In the genome of Bremerella sp. P1, the window TGACCATCATGCGCGGCACAACGAATCGCGCGCTATTCGTTGTGCCGTTATTCAGGTTGATCCCCTTCGGACCTTGCCATTTGGGATGGAGCGTCGTATCCTGCGCGACAAACCTCGTTGTGTCGTTTCAGGAAAGACCCCACTCATGTCTGAAGATATGCAAACCCCTGAGCCAGCCTGGCGTCCCCTTTCCAAGATCCAGCGTCGCGTGCTCGGCGTGTTGATCGAGAAGGCCAAGACGACGCCGGACGCTTACCCGATGTCGCTTAACGGCCTGACGACCGGTAGCAATCAGAAGAGCAATCGCGATCCTCAGCTGAGCTTGGAAAGCTGGGAAGTCGAAGAAGCCATCGAGCAGCTGCGCGATATGGGTGCGGTTGCCGAAGTGCACGGAGACGGTCGCGTCGTCAAGTTTCGGCACTATGCCAAGGATTGGCTCGGCTGTGATGGCAACGAGCTGGCTGTGATGGCCGAACTGCTACTGCGTGGCGCTCAAACCGTGGGCGAGCTTCGCGGTCGGGCAGCTCGCATGGGCAAGATTCCGGACATGGGCTCGCTGCAGCCGATCCTGGATGATCTACAGCGCAAAAAACTGGTCATTCCGCTGACCCCCAAAGGCCGAGGGCAAATCGTTACGCACGGACTCTTCTCGGAAAAGGAACTGACCGAACAGCGTAATCAGCATGGTGGCGGCCGTGTCGTCGAATCCCCTGTCGAACCACCGGATGCGACCTCCATTGCCCAACCGGTCCAGCGCCCGGTGAACCCGGAGCCAACGTCGCCTCCGCCAGCGGCTGCGGCGGCATCTCCCTCTTCTAACAACTCGGAGATCGCTCAGCTGCGCGAGGAAGTAGCCGCCCTGAAAGCGGAACTCGAGCGGGTCAAGAAAGACGTGGAAGACCTGTGGTCGAGCATGACCTGAGAGCAAGCAACCCTCCCCCACAAAGAAGTAGTTCCTGACTGCGGGTTAACTTCGCTTTAAGGTGCGTTTTAGTTTTGACGAATCAGCCGGTGTATGACGCTGTGCCAATTGCTGAACGCGAGGCCTTGATCGAGAATGGCTCTCGCTGTGAAGCGTTCCGCTTGGGTCGGCACCGTCGTATGCGGTGTCGACCTTTGTTTTGCGCTACTTACCAAGTGCAGCGACACCTGGCATGAAGGTCGACTAGTATTCGACCCACTTCCAGCCGATGGGCGTCTCGAGCTCTTTCTCGGCGAAGTAGGCCCATGGCGTGTCGGGATGATCCTTGATGACACGCTCCAAATACTCCTTGGCCTGAAGCCGTGTCTTTTCCAGTCGGCTACCGGCTTCTTCCAGCGTATCAGCAGGCTCCAGGTTCCACGTGTCGTGCGAAGGATCCTCGAACTTTCGCCCCCCCTTCAAGATCGCGAGCATCTGGTTGTAACCATCGACGCGAGCCTTTACCGCGGCAGCACGACCAAGAGCCAGATCGTAGCTGGCCTGCCAACGCTTGTCGGTGATCTTGTCGCGATCCTTCTCCCCTTCGGCCAATGGCTCGTAGATGGCATTGATCATTGGTTCCAAGCGAGCCGCGATTCTCTGGGCGCCATCCAAAGCATTCTTCAGTCGGGCTTCGTCTTCCACCACAAACTGAGAAGCTGGATAGGTCATCGCTTCGACCTGACCTTGCGACGCCGCTTGATGCAATGCCGCGAGGGCTTTGTTCTCGGACAGCTTGGCTTGATACTGGGCATCGGTCAGGAACTGCGGTGGATACTTTCGCATCACCTCATCATCAAACCGAATGGCGCTGCCAGGCCAAGGAGACGAACGGAGCCGCGACACGAGAAACGATCCACGCGTTTGATAGGCCAGGAAGTTCAAGCCGAAAGGACCGTAACCGCTGTCGACGTCGTCGCCACCAAAACCGCCGCTGTTGAACTTCATATCAACCCGCTGCGAGTAGCGAGTCTCTGGGCCTTGCAACATTGCAGGCATACCATCGGTACGCGATTCCTGCGGAGCGACGCCTGCCATCATGCGTCCCATCGGGGCCGGCACACCAATCGCATAAACGCGTACGCCGGTTGAGTTCGCCTTTTCGACCACGGCGTCGACCTGCTGCCAGTCATCGCCGGCCTCGTCGGTAACCACGACCACCATCAGCTCGCGAGCTTGCTGCTGCTTGATGGGGCCATACTTATCGAAGACCTGGCCGATCGTGGCGAAGGTGGCTTCTTTGCCTGAGTTGTCGGTCTGAATCGATCCAAGCTTGCCGATCACTTCACCAAAGTCGGTGGTGGGCTGTTCGAGTACGAATTCGGTCTTCTCGCCAAAGCTGACAATCGCCGTCGAAAGCGCCTCGGCCGACTTGCCACCGGGAAGGCCATTGGTTTGAAAGTCGGTGTATAGTTTCTTCGCCGCACCTGCCCAAGATCCCCGCAACTCGGAAGCGCTGAGGGTCGAGTCAACAATCCAGACGATCATCGTTGGAGAGAAGTCGATGCTGCTGGCAATTTCGGTCCGCAAGCGTTCGACGTTCTCTTCCACGCTTGAATTGGCTCCCACCGTTTTGCCACTGCCAAATCGGCTGGCACCGCCACCTCGCAGCGAGGTCGTGCGGATCATCGTATTTCGTGCCTGGGCTTCCTTCGTCTGAACCGGTTTCGCGGCGGCTTTCGGCTGAGCAGCCGGCTTGGCCGCAGGAGCTGCCTGCTTGACCGGCTCTTTCTTTGCCAGTGGATTGCGAAACTTGACGTTTTCACCACAACCAGCCAACAACACCACGCCCATCAGCGTCGCGGAGATCCATCCCAATGCGGCGTTATTCAAAGTATTCATTCGGCGAGGCATGTCTTCAGAGGCTCCCAGAGAAGAGAAACAAGGCAGGACGACCGACTTTTATTCTACCCCTCATTTCAGTCGGGTCGAGTCGATGTTCAAGATTAACCTTGCCAGCATCCCCACCATAGCGCTGATTTTTAAGGGACTGGCAATTGAGACGATTTTTCGAAACAATATTCAGCTGACAATACGAATAAGGATTTTTCATGCCCTCTGAGCAAACCCTCACCGGAAAACGGGTTCTGATCTTCGTAGGTGATATCTACGAAGATCTGGAACTCTGGTATCCCCACCTTCGTTTGAAAGAGGCCGGTGCCGAAACCGTTCTGGCCGGTCTTGCCGCAGGCGAAACGTACGCCGGCAAGCACACCTATCCCGCGAAAGCGGATGTCGCGATCGCCGATGTCGATCCCAGCACGTTCGATGGCGTGGTTTGCCCCGGCGGCTTCATGCCGGATAAGCTGCGACGCGAAGAAAAAGTGAAATCGCTCATTCGGCATTTCCACGAGAAAGGCCAATTGGTTTCCGCCATTTGCCATGGAGGCTGGCTGCTGGCCTCGGCCGGCATCTGTCGCGGAACCCGACAAACGGGCTCGCCGGGTATCAAAGACGACATGATCCATGCTGGCGTTACCTGGGAAGATGCCGAAGTTGTCGTGGATGGACATATCGTTACCAGCCGCCGCCCTGATGATCTACCTGCGTTCTGCCGGGCACTGATAGACGTGCTGGAGAAACAAGCCTGATGCCGCTCGCTCACCTCACCATCGCCACACAAGATTCCGCTACGACGGCGAAGTTCTTCCAAGAGATCTTCGACTGGGACGAAGTTCATCGCCCGGCCAATGTCGACCTGACGACCTATTGGCTCGACATCGGCCAAGGACAACAAGTCCACGTGCTGCAAGTTGATGACTTCGAGGTGTCGCCATTCGAGAAAGAATTCGGCCGCCATTTCGCCTTTTTGTTTCCCGCGGCACAGCTGGTGACCATCCGCGAGCGACTCGCCGAAAGAGACGTGGAGGTCATTCCACCGATTCGCCCAACGCCGTTTGAGCGATTCTTTTTCCAGGACCCCAACGGGTACATGTTCGAAGTGATTGATCAGGATAAGTTCATCCAAGAGACATAACACATCGGTACTGCAGTGGAAGCAACGGATTGCCAACATGTTCACGGATGGACAACGCTGCAGAAAAGCATCTTCGCAGCCCTGTTGATCGGCACGTTTTTCTTTCAACTTGCTTTGATGCGCGAAGGACACGATTGGGGCGGTGACTTCGCCCAGTACCTAAGCCACGCTCGCAATCTGGCCACGGGGCACAACTACGCAGACACTGGCTACGTCTACAACCCTGATGCGGCCGTCATCGGACCGCGAGCCTACCCACCCATCTTCCCCCTGTTTCTCGCGCCGATTTATGCGATCTTTGGCACGAACTACACGGCGTTTCGTGTGGCGATGATTGTGTTGTTTGTGGCGACCGTGGCTATTGCCACGATGCTCTTTGCGCGGCGACTGTCGGCTACGGCGTCCCTTTGCTTTGCCGGCTTGCTGGGTGTCTGCCCAGCTTTCTGGGACTTTAACCAGGGCATCCTATCCGAACACCTCTTCATGCTGTGGTGGCTGCTGACGTTCCTGGTCTACGAACGCTACCGAGGAGATCCGCAGCAACCATCTGAGCGCATCGGCCCGGCTCTCCTGACAGGCCTGCTGATCTATCTTGCCGTGGGAACGCGGACCGTGGGAATTGTCCTTCCCCCTGCCCTGCTGCTGACCGAAGCCATTCTTTACCGTCGCCTGACACGATTCACCGCGATCAGCATCACGGCAGCGATTGTCTTCTACGCGATCCATAAGTTCGTGCTGCCTGTCGGCGGCTCAGGCTACACCGATCAGCTTGCCGAGATCAACGTTCATTCCATTACTGTGAACCTACTCAAGGACTCGGTCTCGCTTGTTTACATCTGGAAGAATGGCTATTTCAAACCGTTCACCGCAGTGACCGGGCTTTTCCTCGTGCTCATCGGTCTCGCAGGTTTCTACAAAGAAAGCTGGCCCAAGCCGCAACTCTTGGCAGTTGCGAGCGTGTCCTATTTTCTACTGATCGTTATCTGGCCCGGGGCGAATGGCATTCGCATGACCTGGCCCCTGCTCCCAGGCCTTTTGTTTTGGATTCTTTATGCCCTGGAAAACCTTTCGCCGTCGACACGCCAGCAAAAGATCTTCCTGACAGGCTTCGTTGTCTTCACGTTGGCATGCTATGCCAGCAAATACAGTTCTTCCGAGTTCGGACTCCTTCCCGGCCCCGAGACTCCAGCCGCGCAAGAGTTGTTTGCGGAAGTCCGGCGCAACGTCCCGCCGGAAGAAGTGTGCCTGTTTTTCAAACCGCGTGTGCTGGCCTTCTACACCGGTCGCAGTTCGATTGGTTATCCCATCCAGTTGACGCCTGAGTCACTCGATCGCACGCTGGAAATAGCTCCGGTCGATGTCGTCATCACCGAGAGCCAACAACTGCCGGAACTTGAGGGACTACTCGAGCACGATGGCTTCCAGGTCGACTGGTCGAATAACGACTTCCAGCTCTGGCGAAAAAGAGACACGCCTTAGACGGCTGCCAGTTGCCCTTGCTGTTCCAAGAGAACTTCTTTCACGATGTAACGCAGGCGAGGTTCGGCGGCCTGAGCGGCTCGGATGACATCGTACTTGCCGACACATCCCAGGTTGTCTGGCAGGCAGATGTTGGTCACCGTCGAAAGCGCCAACACTCGCAGGCCAACCTGAGAGGCCACGATCGCTTCTGGCACGGTGCTCATACCGACCACGTCGGCCCCGATCTTCTTGAGAAAACGGTACTCGCTCCGCGTTTCGTAGTTCGGTCCGGTCATCGCCGCATACACGCCGCGATGATGCTTGATCCCTTCCCGCCGGGCAATGCGTGCCGCGGCGTCGAGCAGGTCCTTATCGTAGGGACTCGACATGTCGGGGAAACGCTTGCCGAGATTCGGATCGGTATGTCCCGTGAGCGGATTACCCCACATGAAGTTGAGGTGGTCTTCCATCAGCATGATATCGCCACTTTGATAAAGCGGGTTCATGCCGCCGCTGGCATTGCTGACGACCAGGATACTGGCCCCCAGCGCCTTCATCACGCGAACCGGCAGGGTAATCGTCTCCATCGAGTACCCTTCGTAAACATGAAAACGGCCCTCCATGACCAACACTGGGACAGTGCCCAGTCGTCCACATACGAGTCGCCCTTTGTGGCTCAGGGCGGTAGAAGATGGAATGTGCGGT includes:
- a CDS encoding DUF480 domain-containing protein, whose amino-acid sequence is MSEDMQTPEPAWRPLSKIQRRVLGVLIEKAKTTPDAYPMSLNGLTTGSNQKSNRDPQLSLESWEVEEAIEQLRDMGAVAEVHGDGRVVKFRHYAKDWLGCDGNELAVMAELLLRGAQTVGELRGRAARMGKIPDMGSLQPILDDLQRKKLVIPLTPKGRGQIVTHGLFSEKELTEQRNQHGGGRVVESPVEPPDATSIAQPVQRPVNPEPTSPPPAAAAASPSSNNSEIAQLREEVAALKAELERVKKDVEDLWSSMT
- a CDS encoding vWA domain-containing protein, with protein sequence MPRRMNTLNNAALGWISATLMGVVLLAGCGENVKFRNPLAKKEPVKQAAPAAKPAAQPKAAAKPVQTKEAQARNTMIRTTSLRGGGASRFGSGKTVGANSSVEENVERLRTEIASSIDFSPTMIVWIVDSTLSASELRGSWAGAAKKLYTDFQTNGLPGGKSAEALSTAIVSFGEKTEFVLEQPTTDFGEVIGKLGSIQTDNSGKEATFATIGQVFDKYGPIKQQQARELMVVVVTDEAGDDWQQVDAVVEKANSTGVRVYAIGVPAPMGRMMAGVAPQESRTDGMPAMLQGPETRYSQRVDMKFNSGGFGGDDVDSGYGPFGLNFLAYQTRGSFLVSRLRSSPWPGSAIRFDDEVMRKYPPQFLTDAQYQAKLSENKALAALHQAASQGQVEAMTYPASQFVVEDEARLKNALDGAQRIAARLEPMINAIYEPLAEGEKDRDKITDKRWQASYDLALGRAAAVKARVDGYNQMLAILKGGRKFEDPSHDTWNLEPADTLEEAGSRLEKTRLQAKEYLERVIKDHPDTPWAYFAEKELETPIGWKWVEY
- a CDS encoding type 1 glutamine amidotransferase domain-containing protein, producing MPSEQTLTGKRVLIFVGDIYEDLELWYPHLRLKEAGAETVLAGLAAGETYAGKHTYPAKADVAIADVDPSTFDGVVCPGGFMPDKLRREEKVKSLIRHFHEKGQLVSAICHGGWLLASAGICRGTRQTGSPGIKDDMIHAGVTWEDAEVVVDGHIVTSRRPDDLPAFCRALIDVLEKQA
- a CDS encoding VOC family protein, whose product is MPLAHLTIATQDSATTAKFFQEIFDWDEVHRPANVDLTTYWLDIGQGQQVHVLQVDDFEVSPFEKEFGRHFAFLFPAAQLVTIRERLAERDVEVIPPIRPTPFERFFFQDPNGYMFEVIDQDKFIQET
- a CDS encoding ArnT family glycosyltransferase yields the protein MEATDCQHVHGWTTLQKSIFAALLIGTFFFQLALMREGHDWGGDFAQYLSHARNLATGHNYADTGYVYNPDAAVIGPRAYPPIFPLFLAPIYAIFGTNYTAFRVAMIVLFVATVAIATMLFARRLSATASLCFAGLLGVCPAFWDFNQGILSEHLFMLWWLLTFLVYERYRGDPQQPSERIGPALLTGLLIYLAVGTRTVGIVLPPALLLTEAILYRRLTRFTAISITAAIVFYAIHKFVLPVGGSGYTDQLAEINVHSITVNLLKDSVSLVYIWKNGYFKPFTAVTGLFLVLIGLAGFYKESWPKPQLLAVASVSYFLLIVIWPGANGIRMTWPLLPGLLFWILYALENLSPSTRQQKIFLTGFVVFTLACYASKYSSSEFGLLPGPETPAAQELFAEVRRNVPPEEVCLFFKPRVLAFYTGRSSIGYPIQLTPESLDRTLEIAPVDVVITESQQLPELEGLLEHDGFQVDWSNNDFQLWRKRDTP
- a CDS encoding purine-nucleoside phosphorylase, whose translation is MFKLKAQVEDLAAAIRRRWNERPLAGIILGTGLGTLTDGVDVEVTIDYEDLPHIPSSTALSHKGRLVCGRLGTVPVLVMEGRFHVYEGYSMETITLPVRVMKALGASILVVSNASGGMNPLYQSGDIMLMEDHLNFMWGNPLTGHTDPNLGKRFPDMSSPYDKDLLDAAARIARREGIKHHRGVYAAMTGPNYETRSEYRFLKKIGADVVGMSTVPEAIVASQVGLRVLALSTVTNICLPDNLGCVGKYDVIRAAQAAEPRLRYIVKEVLLEQQGQLAAV